TCACACGTTAAGAGGGAGGATAACTTTGTTGTTCATCACCTTGCTCGGTAAGTGTTGTTTGGAGTCCAACAAGTCTGAGAAAATCATTGTCCTTGTGAGGTTTTTCCGTATGTAACAATTGACGAAATGTCCCTTAATTAATGCACTAATCGCTCTTTTTCCCTAAaaaaactagtgtgtggctcgggcgttgctccgggttttacttttagtcgGGTTTACGTTTTCGAAAAATGTGCCCAATTTTAAAAGattgtattttacatttatatgtgaaaatatgacaaacattgtagctagttgagatggtaggaagtgaaacttttaatatgtgacacatatacgttttcacaaacgccttttaatatattagtatagatatacCCTACTACACTAGCATTCATgcaagaaaaatgaaaataatatgtTGCAGTTTTTCATCCGAACTTACTTAAAAGAAGTTAGTTAACTTATTATCTAAAGTTTTTACTTATcaatttatttgaacttattttatacGAAGTACCCAAAGAGTAAAATTGATGTTCAAAATACAAAGTACGGAAGCAAACCTCTCTTTTTCTTTGTTCAATTTTGGATAATATTGAGAAAATTTAGGAAAGTTATGTGGAATAAAGTTGATAGGACAAGATATCTTCCTAGAACTTCTCGTGCTTAGATTACTAAACCTATGGTTGTGGGGGTTAGGGATTAGAAGTTCAATGTAATTAATGAAAATTAGCTTTTATGGAAAAACTAAGTTGGACCTTACTAATCCTTCCAAGCCGTGGGTTAAACTATTTATGAGAAATATCTTAAGCATTGTGCTTTTCTTGACTGCATTCAATTCCTAATCAAAATCAATCCCCAATATGGAGATGCATTTTAAAAGGTAGAGAAATCTTAGCTACTGATATGGTGGTAGGAATAGGGGATGGTAAGTCTACCTCTCTTAGGTACCATCATTGGGTAGGTTATGCTCCCTTATGATCAAGAGGTTCTCAATTCTAAGACTCATTTGGTTTGTTTGTCGTATCATTAAGAATGGTTCATAGTGCTTGGATTCTATTAAGCACTTGCTCCTTTTGCATATTCAACATCAAATTATGACCATCTCTCTTTCCTCTGTTGTTCCTCCAAATGATTTCATTAGATGGTGGATGGTTCCTTTTCAATTAAATCAGCTTCAAATCTTAATTTTCTCATTCCACAAACCTTACTAATGTGACTCTAGGCTGATTTATTGGGGAAAAAACTTGTAGAAATTCATGCCTTTCAAGTATAAAATGTTGTTTTGGAATTGTGTGCATGTTATCTTCCTATTTTTGAATCTCTTCATGCCAGAATTCCTCTCATCTCTATTGTGTGATCTAGATGTAATTCCCACTCAAAATCACATATTCACTTATTCAAAGATTGTCACTCATCTTCTATATTATGGAACTTTATTTTCTCTAAAGTCGAAATCTGTGATAGTTTTGATTATCATACATTTTCAAACTTTCACCGGTCTCAATGGATTATCTTTAATCCCAAACAAGAAAGTAGTTGGAGAATGATTTTCACTATTGCCATgtgtcaaaacatgtttttcaTGGTACGAGTAAGGGCAAGGTTGTAGTTTCTGATGCTGAAGCGTTTAAGGAGTTGTGGTCTCCTCCCGGTATCAATGAAAAGCTAATAGTCGTTCTTCGCAGAGAAACATGTTCTTGGTACTTTAGCTTTTCCATTAAATACGATGTTGTCATGCTTTAGCTGTTGAGTTACTAGCCTTGACTGTAGGTTTACCGATATATGGTTAGGGATTTCAGTATTTAAAAGTTTGAAGTGAAAATCGATGCTCAATCTCTGAAGGTCATGTTAAAAAATGTGGATCTTCAAAACTACCATGAGCTTGGCCCCTTAGTTATTGATGTTTCCAATCTTCTCGATTCTCACTAGGTGGTTGTCTTTTGTCACATCCTTAGGGAGGCAAACTTGGTAGCACATCATTTAGTTGCCTATGCTTAATTTATCTATGGCAGTAGCCAGTAGGGCGCAAGGATCACTTCCTTATCCCTCCTTGTGCAAAAGGCTGCTTATGATGTTGATTTTGCTAAGAGTTACCCAAATATTTCTACCTTTTGTACTGCACAACCATGATTTGAAGTTATTGTTGGCACCCTTGGATGTTTGTATAGGTTGTTTTTGGTTGTTATTGGTGCCTATTTAGAATGGCATAAATGGTTAATTGCCTATTTTTCGGGGTTGTTCCATTTGTTTAATGATCCTAATGAtgtaagagcaactccaatggctGTAATTAGGGACTTGCTTGTAATTTGCAAAATTTTCAAGCTACTAGCTTAACCATTGAgtgattttaataatttaagttGAGCAAACTAATTTGATTGGAAAAATGTGCTCCAATCATAATTTGagtaataataaaaatgaaaattaaatgcTTAATTGTAAAAATGGGCCAATTTAAATATCAAACTATTTTATTAAATTAGCTTGCCATTGAAATACAAACTAGATAGAAAATAATTAGATTAAAATCTTAGGTGGCATGACAAATTAGTTTGACAATTAGGTTGCTATTGGAGTTACTCTCAAGCCCTATTTGTGTTAGGCCACTtgtttaatacggagtataagtaTCTCCTTTTGCGTTAAAAAGAAAGATGTTCATTAAGTTAAAATTAGAAGTTAGACTCCGTTTTATtcacttattttgacttatttcaaataaataaaaagttcaatttaatataaattcagaaaagtgaatttttttagataaaataagttccaaaagatttaaaataaatatatattatatatataaaggaggcatatttgctaaactattagagcgccacctaggattactaatggtttcggccaatgaaaaataagatttctaatttatttttgtattaaaaaaatcgagtgccacgtagataattaattaggtgccgcgccacgtagatatttaaattaattaattaattactaatatatacaattccatccaaaatcaaacgctttaataattaaaaaaataaatctaaaataaaattcatccaaaatcaaacactaatctaaaataaaattcaatccaaagtcaaacattaatccaatattagagcgccacgtaggcaatctaatggtttcggccaatgaaaaataagacttcaaaattatttttgaattaaaaagtcgaatgccacgtagataaatatataattaggtgccacgtagatattttattaattaattattaatatatcttatatataattttatccaaaatcaaatactataataattaaaatataaatctaaaatgaaattcaatccaataaaaaaaaccaatttatctaatatataaaatatagcagttgatatatataggagttttattttaacgtaacaatttaatagaaagttagaaaccgtgcatcgcacgggctaaaatctacgGAGTAGTTTAGAATAAGGTCAAACAAAATAAGTCTTAGATCTTTTCATATTCACTCATCCTGATCCCTGATCCAAGCTCACCACCAAGACACCAACGCAACAGAATCGACGGCTGAAGCAGCCATGGCTGAACTTGAGAAGACGAAAGAACAGCGATAACGACAATTGGTGACTGCAATCAATCAGTATCTCCTTCTCAAACAAAAGCcccaaaatatattttttcctgACTTTCAATCGCCAGAATTAGGGTTCCAAAATTCGCGGGAATAGGTGCAAATATGGTAACAAATTACTTTTATCATATAATCTctttcctattttttttattttttttcatttgttgtTGCTGATTTAATTTCTATTTGTATAAACAAATTCAGCTTCAAAACCCTAATCAAGGGATATTCTGTGATTTCCTCTGAAAATGTCGACATCTGAAATTGCCAGCATTTTGGACAATTCAAAGGAGCTCGATCGGCTTAGGAAAGAGCAGGAAGATGTTTTGACTGATATCAATAAGCTTCATAAGAAGCTCCAGACCAGTGCGTTTGTTTTCTCTCTCATtgttaatatttaatatttactgTAATTTGCTCCTCTTTtctttatatattttaattttgatgtttgatttaaattttatttgcatatttttttttgtcaaggTTGTATTGATCAACTTCTCTTGTATTCTCCTTTTTAATTAGAaggtagttttaattataattgATTCTCTGTGGAAATTTAAGCATTCGTGGATTAGGTGTTATAGTGTGGCTGGTTAGCAAGTGAGCaaatattttgtgaattatGAGGAAATTTATGAATAGTGAACATCTGATGTTTGCGCAACTATACGACTATACGTGTACTATAGTGCGGTCGGTTTAGTatggataataataataagttatCAGCTTTTATGTGATTTGTTTGTGAGTACAAATAATATGGTACACTAGTATTTTACTAAAAAATTCCATTTCTTTCAATAATAGACCAGTGAGGATTTTATAAGGCTTTAACATGGACATCTTTTTGTGGTTTTACAATTGTTCCCGGCGAAGCGTAACTTTCTATTCTTCATACTGGATACTTTTGGATGTTTTTGGTTGATGAGGCTAAGGCTAGACATGGCTGAGTATATGTAATGTAAGTATGTAACGGCATGACACCGACACCAAATGCCATGAACATTTCTTGATACTCTTTGTTATTGAATAGTGGGACGCTGCCTTTAGACTTTGTCCTGATCGactttttgacttatttcagacaagataagttcagataagctcagttaaattcagataagttcagaaaatataagttcagcaaaaataagttttcttCATagattttcacacacaaataagtttatttcagaaaaatacgtttttttcagataaaataagttaagttcagataagttcagataatataagttcagtcaaaataagtccaatagaacggagccttaATATAGGCAATCATGGGAAGAAGTGTCCCGTAACCTATGTTACTCAAATTCGGCTAGAAGGGTCCAACATGGGTATGTGTCCAAGTGTCCACATGACCATTGTTTGATGATTTTGCTTGATTTTGGTAAAAAGTAACTGTCAAATTTATACCCATGTTCGAGTTTCGAGTATCTGACATGGGTACTAGAGATGAAATGAAGTGTTAAGTGTCACCAAATGTCAAAATGAAGTGTCAAGCATCTGGCGTGGGTACTAGAGGTGAAATGAAGAGTTAGAGTAACATAGCccataaaatttgaaaattttcttaGGATATATTAAGGTGCCTTCTGGAGCGAGTTTCTGGAAGAATGTTGTGTATGTGAATATCTTGTGAGCATTAGGGAATGGTGCTTAGGGTTGCAACGTGGCATTTTAAGGGTTATATATGTGGAGTTATTAGTTAGTTATCCATAGAGCTGTTAATGGCAAGTAGCATAATCATTTCCCACAACTAAGAAGCTTTTAGTTATATAAATAGACCCCTGGAATTCTTTGGTAGTATGAGAGCTACAATGCAAACTGCAAACACGTATAAGGCTATAAGCTCGCTAATATATCTTCACTTCACCCTTTTGTATTTCAATCTTCCATCCTTTCTACTACCAGTGAAGGAAATTAAGGAATTTTAAAGTCAATCCAAATGTCTACCTTTGGGCAAAGGTTTGATTGTCGATAGTGGGGACTCGCTGAGTGTCGGTAGTGGGGACTCGTTGAATTAGACATGAGTCACACGAGCATGATTTCAATGGTATCAAAGAAGATTGCAAGTGATAAAAGTACTGACGATCGCTAGATGCATGACCTAGAACCTTGTGTAGTGACACATCTTTCTCCCGATAGCCTCACATACTCTGTTTTAAGAGATTTTGTTTCACAATTAATCTTTAATTCTTTAGGATGTAGCTACTGTTAGTTTGTTTCTTGAGATTCTCAATGATCACAAAATTATCAAATAACTAGGTCAACTTAAGAATGTGCTAATTGATTCCGAGTGTTCAAAAGAACTGTGGAGATTGCAGCCATATGAGCTTTAATGATATATTCTATTTTATGGGAAGGATTGCCTTTGATTTGTTTTAGTCTTTTAGATAGACAAGGTATTGGGGGAAGGGTTTTAAAAGCTGAAAAAAACTTTATCAATAGCTGTTTGTCTGCCTACAGCTTATAGGACTTGTATCCAAAGATTCTGAGTGTAGTACTTTGTTTAGAACTGTTcagatttattttctttttagtttacaAGTGAAGGAATTTTTATTGCCAAAATTAGGGGAAGTACAAAGCCAACAGTAATACCAAAACACAAGGCCTAAACTACTATATCAGTTCTTAAATTACGACCTCATAGGAAGAGTGCAAACATGAACATCATTTAAGTATTTAACTATTGAGATTCTGTGCTACATGGAAGTCTCTTAATAACGAGATATGGTAGACATCCATTAGCTTAAGGAACTAAATTGTGCGAAAACGGATTTGTATGAAACTTTGCCAGGAAAGCCCATATTCATTACCATGTTAATGGAACTCCATCCCCAAACATGTGTTCCTGtctataaatttccatttccacacAATACCACATCCAAAGTAGTAATTGATGTAATGGGATTTTATGAAAGAAGACGAGGTACATGGGGATGCACCGCCGTTACCATGGGAATTGGCATGAGATTTTCTTTACAAAATTACATATAAATGATTACAACTACCGCCTACCAACCCAGAGTCCCAGACGTTAGTGGTTTGCATGAATTCATGATTGACATGCATCGGGTAAAGGGGAGATACCAACTTAAGAGGCATTTATGCAAGTATATAACGTTTTTATTTGTTCCTCTCATTTTTAAGTGATTGTTTTGAGCTTAAAAACACCAGTTAAAAAGGTTACATTTTCTTTTAGAGCTGAGTTTAAAATGTTAGATTTATGTGGTTGATACTAATGTGGCCTTGTAAGACTTTGATGTGTAGAATTATACATGAATGATTAGTTGAAAGGTTTAGTCATGTATCACTTTTATACCCAATCTTCTTGTGCATTCTCTTTTGTCACAAGTTGGTAGTATTCACAGTTTCTTAGAATACTAATTGTTTGGGTGATTATCTCTATGAGTAAGTATGTTGTCCATCTTATCTGGATATCATACGAATGAAAATGATAGGAAAGTCAACTACTATTCAAGTAGCCAAACTCAAAACACGCTCCCATTTGTGTATCTGCACTCATGTGATGGAAAAAATAGTGATGTTGGAGTGTGTATGAATTTGCTAACCACAAAGAGAAAACCCATCCCAGTGAAAGTGATTACAACCATTGAAGATAATATTCTTTGCTTGTTAAAATCGCTTCCATAACCAAGTAGAAACAACATAAAAAAGGTAACAAGTGAAAAGAAAATAGTGAAACCTAAAAGGTAATCACTTATGTAACTGATATGGTGTAATGAAGGAGAAATCCTATTTATAGTGCTTGGTTCTGTTAATCAAAAGTTTAAACATAAGCTTATTTGtgcttaatatttttttttataacaatTATGATTACTGTGGTGCAGATCCTGAAGTAGTTGAGAAGCCTGGGGACATGTCTTTATCGAAGCTTAAGAATTTGTACATTCAAGCTAAGGACTTAGCAGAAACTGAAGTGAGGTACTTTTTCATCACATACAAAGTACTTCATGTTATCAAGCCTTCTGCTTGATTATCTCTTTGATGTGGAAACCTTAATTTGCCTTGAAAATGCTTTAGTAAGAAAGTTGATGTTTAGATATGTTAAATAAGAACTGATTTAATGGCTGACATTACAGAGTATCTAATATTTTATTATCTCAACTGGAAGCCTTGCTCCCTCCTGGGCCGCCTGGACAGCAACGAAGAAGAGTAGGTGTGTCCACTATTGATATATAACATCTTGGTATTTTCATTATTCTTCATTCATATATTTTCTTAAGACTTCTGAGTATATTTTGTAAGCAGTTTCACCTAATATGCTACTATTAGATTCGATACCAAATGCAAATCTCTAAAATTACCACTTTTGTGATATAATTGGATTTGTCAACATGCAGTaccatgtgtgtgtgtgtgtgagattAGAGTATTAGGTAACACGGGTTGCGAGGTGGGAAAACATTGATATGTAGAGGCAACATTTTGTACATTTGCCTGTGAGCTTCTATCATGTTTATTTGAGAAATGTGCCTGTGTTCTATTTTGTATATTCTAAACTAGCTTGACCAATCTTTACGCCTACTGGAATCCTTGATAACAGCTTGCTGACCGATTACAGTTGGCCTGTTTTTGAGAATGTGGCTATGTGTTACTTGGATTTTTGAATGGTCATGTAAGATGTAGCTATGGCTTGTTATCTCCATATTTTCTTCATCTTCAAAAGTCTTGTTCGACTTCTAAGTCATAAGGATTGATCTTTGGTTAAAGTAAAACTATTTTGTTGGTATAAAGTATGCTACATCTTTTAAAAAGAAGCATGTTTTCCAAGTATTTTCTCTGTGCTTAAATACACCTTGGAGGTAGGATACATTTAATTTTAGGTGTTTTAGATAAAATCAGCTAAAATCCCATAAACATTATACGTAAAATGCTATTCAGTGCACAAGCGTAATGCACGCTGGCACGCACAGTGTCATTGTATACATTCAGTTTATGATGAGCTACAGAGAACACCTGATATTGACGaacattgaaaaaaaaacaactttaAGAATCATTTTAAGCTTTTATATCTAATCTTTCACAAACAGTAACTTTTTACGTTTTACTCAACAATTGATTTATAGGACAATGTGCTCCAATAACTCTGCCATCTGACTATTTTTTGTGATCTTCAGTTGTGAACTTTTCAAATACGGAAAATTTAAAGTGACAGTGGAAATTCCGCAGTAATTGTGACTCCTAGAATCCTAGGAAAAAAAACTCTGCTGTGCGTCTAAAGAAAAAAGTATTATATTTGTTTATATTCAAGATAATACGACATTATTCcttatttctaattttttttaagttgcaGAAGGTAATGAGCAGAAAAAGAAACAGAAGAAGAATGATTCTGATATTTCAAGGGTCTCCCCTTCCATGAGAAACCAACTTGATAACCTTGCTAGTTTGAAAGGAGAACAGGTATTAGTCAATTTAACTTTCTACTGTACATTGATACTATAGTATTGTGTGCTTTTCTCATGGGTTTAATACTGATTTGTTGTCAGGTTGCAGCTAGGGTTACAACAGAAGATATTGAGAAGGATGAGTATATTGTGGTGAAAGTGATGCATTATGACAGGGAAACAAGAGAGTAAGTTATATCTTATGCATAAAAGCTTAAATTTGAATTAGTTGTTGTTTGCCTGTGATTTGAACTTCAAAGATCTATTATATGAAAAATTGTGACATTTTGGAGTGACTTGTAGAAGTTATTTCCATTTGTCCATAATAATGCATCACTACTTGTCCAGTCGTGCGCCTTGTGCCATTATAAGGTAATGGATTCAATTAAGTTGCAACTTGTACAGCTCTGGACACTAAACTCAAAATCTTCACCTATTTAGAATTCGGAAAATTTTATGGGATGCCCCTATTATTTAGAAAAATAACATGCTAAATTTGCGGAACTTCAAAGAGTTCAACACTTTATGTATAGCGTCTTAGGATAGCTcaagtttttttcttttctataacTAAAGGGGTATCTTGTGAAAATTGCTACTATTTTAAGAAATATGAGTGATGATTAAGGTAATACTGTATGGGATATTTAGTAGGAATATTATTTCAGCTCCTTAAAGTTGTGAATAAAATTTCTCTGTCTGTGTATCACTTATGGCAACATAGATGGTGTTATCTTCGGTACACTTGCTTGTGAGTTGTAACTTGTAACTACTTCAATGTTTCAGATTATTTTTGGCGCAATTTTTTTTACTGGTATTATCTTCTGTTGACAAGTGCTTTCTACTTTTTTTTGTGCTTTGTGTGTTATAATGATGACCTAAAGGCATGTTTTAGCGGACAATTTTTCATCTTCATTTGAGTTTATAGCATGTGGCCATGTAGGATGATCTCTGTTCATGATTTTTCCTAGTTAACTAGCATACCAGTTCAACTTGTCACCAATCCAACGGAGCACAAAATATTACTTCATGAAGCTTAAAGCAGTATGTCTAATCGATCCACTCCACAATTCTAAATGATAGTAACAGAAGCAaccta
This sequence is a window from Spinacia oleracea cultivar Varoflay chromosome 1, BTI_SOV_V1, whole genome shotgun sequence. Protein-coding genes within it:
- the LOC110789257 gene encoding SAGA-associated factor 29 homolog A isoform X1 is translated as MSTSEIASILDNSKELDRLRKEQEDVLTDINKLHKKLQTNPEVVEKPGDMSLSKLKNLYIQAKDLAETEVRVSNILLSQLEALLPPGPPGQQRRRVVAEGNEQKKKQKKNDSDISRVSPSMRNQLDNLASLKGEQVAARVTTEDIEKDEYIVVKVMHYDRETREFEVLDEEPGDDDEGGGQRKFKLHASNVIPFPKRNDPSTALDFLPGRAVLAVYPGTTALYKATVVNPHRKRKTDDYLLEFDDDEGEDGSMPRRTVPFHNVVALPDGHRQ
- the LOC110789257 gene encoding SAGA-associated factor 29 homolog A isoform X2; amino-acid sequence: MSTSEIASILDNSKELDRLRKEQEDVLTDINKLHKKLQTNPEVVEKPGDMSLSKLKNLYIQAKDLAETEVRVSNILLSQLEALLPPGPPGQQRRRVEGNEQKKKQKKNDSDISRVSPSMRNQLDNLASLKGEQVAARVTTEDIEKDEYIVVKVMHYDRETREFEVLDEEPGDDDEGGGQRKFKLHASNVIPFPKRNDPSTALDFLPGRAVLAVYPGTTALYKATVVNPHRKRKTDDYLLEFDDDEGEDGSMPRRTVPFHNVVALPDGHRQ
- the LOC110789257 gene encoding SAGA-associated factor 29 homolog A isoform X3, giving the protein MSTSEIASILDNSKELDRLRKEQEDVLTDINKLHKKLQTNPEVVEKPGDMSLSKLKNLYIQAKDLAETEVRVSNILLSQLEALLPPGPPGQQRRRVGNEQKKKQKKNDSDISRVSPSMRNQLDNLASLKGEQVAARVTTEDIEKDEYIVVKVMHYDRETREFEVLDEEPGDDDEGGGQRKFKLHASNVIPFPKRNDPSTALDFLPGRAVLAVYPGTTALYKATVVNPHRKRKTDDYLLEFDDDEGEDGSMPRRTVPFHNVVALPDGHRQ
- the LOC110789257 gene encoding SAGA-associated factor 29 homolog A isoform X4, which gives rise to MSLSKLKNLYIQAKDLAETEVRVSNILLSQLEALLPPGPPGQQRRRVVAEGNEQKKKQKKNDSDISRVSPSMRNQLDNLASLKGEQVAARVTTEDIEKDEYIVVKVMHYDRETREFEVLDEEPGDDDEGGGQRKFKLHASNVIPFPKRNDPSTALDFLPGRAVLAVYPGTTALYKATVVNPHRKRKTDDYLLEFDDDEGEDGSMPRRTVPFHNVVALPDGHRQ